In the genome of Caenorhabditis elegans chromosome IV, the window CACAACGGAAGGCATCTCCTCGAATAGTGCGATTGAAAGGAGCTCCCGTGGCGGCGGCCGTAGGAtccccttcttcttcttcttttcgttGTAAAAAGGCGGCAGCGAGGGGAACGGAAATAGgattgaaaatgaatagaGAATTAGAGATATGAAGCTTTTCTCctttcatcatcatcttcgtTTTTCCCCTCAATTCCACAATCTCTTTATCTCATTTCTTAACTCAAAACATGTTGCGGCCTGGAGCATCCCCGGAGATACAAGAGAcacttaaataattttcaggtgatGAGAATATGTTCCGAGGAAAAGGACAGCAGCAAGTGAGTTCGACGGATAATATAAAGGCGATGATGACGGCGGCGATCGGGAataagcttgaaaaacgacTTCCGCTCGTCTCGACAATTTTTGTCGTCGGCAATGACGAGGAGGGTTAGTTTTTTTCGCGAACGGGGGTGGAGGTAGGGGATCATGGATCAGGCGGCAAGGAAAATCGGTGTCTTTTTAGAGAACccttaatttttgattaaccTTCCAGAACTGAATCTTGTAGGGGCTTACTGACAGCACAGACACATcaaagcttaagcctaagcccaagtcAAAGCCTAAagctgagcctaagcctaagcctaaacctgagcctaGGTCTAAgactaggcctaagcctaagcctaagccgaagcctaaaattaagtctaagcctaaccTAATAGCTGACACAAAAGTTGGCAATTTTGTTCAGAGTTAAGTTCCCACGTTGCTCACTTCAGAAATTCCTaaaatcatacaaaaatttccagaattcaaTATCGAACGTCGAACACTTTGGCAGGATGTTCTTCCAGATCTTCAGAATCTCGCGTTCCAATCAAATTTCGATCTCGAGTTCTGTGATGTTCCTTTGGAAAACGGAGAGTTGACGAATAGCGTCGCGGAGCACGTTCTACAGATGTGGAAGGATAATCCTAGGAGTTGGATTGTGGTAAGAATTGGTTTTGGGAAGCTTTAACCTGTTCTTTCCTACTTTAGCATGTTATAAgggtttgaaataaaaaatagttgaagaAGGTGAAACCTAACCTACCGGTGTACCTACAAGGCATGGGTATGTGGTGTTGAAGGCGTAGGTgcaggcatgtaggtaggCGACATCGTAATTTCTGGCCATGTAGAAGATCGaggaaagttaaaaaataaattcccgCGCTGAATGAAATAGTACtgtttcaaatagaaaaaatctccgcaaagttatgacggttccacaaaaatttcaatttgatttgGTAAATGTAGATCATATatggaattttaaatacatttgaaagttaaattttttttgacattacCGCCaatgacattttttaatcaaaaaataataaagttcGGGGGcccattttttgtcaaatttaacCCCCGAACCCCATTTCCAGCTCCTGCTCGGCAACCGATATGGAAATGTGTCCGTACCAACATCTTTACGGAAAGAAGAATACGAATCCATCCGGTCGTCGATCTTCGAAGAGAATGGAAGTGAGTTCAAGACCCTTCTCAGCATGCTAATTCGTCCGTATCGAAAGACTCTCCAATGccttcttttctctttctttttcttcttttagcTCCATCACTTCTCCATCATTCTTCTCGACACGACTTCAATTTTGTCTATTCTTCCTTCCTTTCCTATCGCCCCTCTTTCTCtcattctctctctctcaatttatctcaaaacctcaaaacctaaaattttgagaGTACATACATTCGTCACTAATTCGTGTCCCCTACTTTTCCGAAAAGAGCGGATGTATTTTTGTAGAAGCACCGTCTTTCAGTCTATTTCTCCAATCTCTCGGGGCAAACTCTCTAATTATGAGTTTTGTCAAACGCACACGCTTTTTAAATCACGAGTGATTGCGTAGCTATCTGAGTAAAATTTGCACTAAGTTTTtcaatagttgaaaatttttttttggggagaTTATTGTCCCTTTTTAAGTTTTGGtgatttcgattttccagtgtttaccaaaaaaaaaatcaagaaattgaagaccaaaattcacgatttttttaattgacaaataaaaaaaataactttcgaaaaaaattatagatctatcaaaaatatgttgattCTTTGAAAAGAGAATGactggaaattataaaaaaaacgtttcttaatatttcttgaaaccgaaattttttcgattttcaagttgaaaaaaaaaacgaaaaaaatttaaaaatagttacaTCCGTGGATGATTTtccttcacttttttcaaagttagcaaaaaaaatttgacggtgtGGCAGaattgaacacaaaaaaaatcaagctgCTTCTACGTAGGCAGAAAAATTTCGTGTTTATACTTCTGCCTATAAAAAATCACATGGATCCAATGTCCATtatttcatcgaattttcaaaaagaaaatgagaaatcgAACACTTGCATCAAtgcaaaaatgcagaaattggCAATAGGctggtaggcacgtaggtataTACCTGCCAGCTTTAcatagaaaaaagattttggaaagacatttttggagaaataaaCTGTTAATAAGTTGTTTGTTCATGTTTGtcattattttctttaaacaTTCTCACATTTTTGGAGGAGTTTTGGTGGTCAAAAATTGGCTcagtgaaattattgaaaattttcaaaaagttcaaaaattacggcaaatctttcttttttcttgcgttttcaattttacttttcCTCGCCAAAATAGTCTTCTAGCGCTGAAATAAAAGTCGcgaagcttcttctttttctcctttttcttcaaaaacatcGTTTTTCTGTGACATTCGATTTCCGTTTTTCGGCTTTTCTCCTCCTTTACAACTTCATAGTTATCAAGGTTGAAAAGagtgaaaatgtagaaaaccgagggagagagagagagagagaaaacaCAGGGGGACCGACCGGAATCCAGTTAAACGGGTCCGTAGAAGAcacttcacttttttttggagatgtTTGGTTGACTTTTCTCTTCCCGCGcaaattttctcgttttctcagTCTATTTATTTTAGGTTCTTGCGcgataaactttaaaatttatcagCTACTTTTTGAAAGAAGCATTGTCAGCGGTAGATTTAGTCTGGCCgattataataataaaaaactggaaagttttcagaattttcaaaaatttacagcCAAAGTTTCCGAAAATCTAGATGACATTTTGATGAATTGATTACTTCTAGACTattctatttatttattcattcacGATTTAGTTATCGTGATTAGAAAATAGACATAATTCAAATACATATGAGAAACACAGAATAATTACTTTTCATTATTTAAATAGTTATTTAAATAAAAGCGacgaaacagtaaaaattgtttggtcgactttcttattaaaaaactgagttttcacaactttttgaccgtaaaatacttttaaacatttttaaaaactatattcagtggctgttttaaaaatcttccTTGCTGACTACATTCCATCTTTAAAAGAAGTCCgtaattcatttttccaattatcccaattttcaatagaacCTTTCTTTCCCTTCAAGAATAAAAAACGCAATTCGCAGATGTTCGAGTGTTTGAAAAGGCGTACACAATAAATCGAAACGGAGCCGTCGAGGAATATCGCCTTGTTCCGTCTGCGATTAAAGATAAGAAGCAGTTGGCAGAGATCATCAAGGCATTACAAGCTGGAGCCAAGGCGGTGAGTGGCATGGTTATACTaaccaaaaattatgtttttgactgcaaaattttccaacaaaaattcaaatttcaaaaagttttcttcatttttcaaaacgtttttttgagGACCAACTTTAATTCTGCAGAGTTCAGATACTCAGTCAAAGACCGGTATTTTTGCTCCTCACtcgaaaactgtcaaaaatttagaaaacaggaaaacatCAGAAATGTTCTACGGAAAGATCTATTGATGTTAATATTGATcggtagagcgcatttgcattgccgtacttgaaaatttttctttaaaacaaaaaaccgcGCCGGCGTAAATCTACAACACTTCTTTTGCACAAGATAATCCCGCTATAAATCTAAAACTAGTCTAAACTATACTCAAATTACCTAGACTCTCTCcgtgttttttttgctgaatcaGAACCCAAcgtattttgtcattttcaattttggaagtgCATACAAACATTTGTTGAATGTTACATTTTTTCTATCCTATCCACCAACCCAGTAATCGGTGacatttattggaaaaagCTCCAAAGATCAGAATATGCATTGGTGTAATCCGACAGAACATCTGGGAGGTAGATCTTggttttgcagatttttttttcggtcttttcgagttttcctgcaaatttaaaaatggcataaaatattttgaaatattttaaaaatggttttacAATGGCTTTATATACCataccccaaaaaaatttgcaggcACACGAAGAGGGATCAATAAATCAAGTACACGAACAACgccaaaatcgatttttctcatctcCTCTCGAGACATTTGTTCGTTCAATCCTTCAAGTCTCACCGTGTCGATGTCTGTTCTTGCTTCGAAAATTCGATCAACTCGTTGCCGATCCGAACTCTCCGAACGCTTTTCTTGAGACCAACGATCAAAACAGTCGGAAAATTGAGGATTTGAAGGTTGGTAACAGCTGAAgtccttttttttaacaaaatatagTAATTTTAGAACGAAATAACTCTAAAAATGAATGACCGAGTGATGACGCATGTGCTGAGGCCTGAAAGTACCGATATCAATTATTTCTTCAACTCGAGAGATGGCGATAAGTAtcgggaaaaaattgcaagacAGGTGATTTTAGAGTGCCCCGAGATACAAATtctattactttttttcatttcatgtatagaaaatttcagtttaacgagaaattgaagaatcaTCTAGCTGATATAAATCCTCCAGTACGACCCGAGCCACCGAAATCTCCAATGGTTTTGGCAGCGAATGAGGCAAGAACTCATCAaggtaaaatgtttttaaaatttatttcaatagtCCAATATAGTCAAATATAACCAATGAAACACtagaaactcgaaaaaaaacattttttttcagaatttattttcagccaaaccAAAGTTCTCCGATaggtaaattttcaaagtaatttcGAGCAATGCTGCAGGTTTTTTCGGTCTGCAATTCTACAGAATGAGACGATTGGGCATGTTCCCccgatatttttcattaaaacttaATGATTcaatatagaaaatatttgacaaaTGATTTTGGATCATTTTATCACTATTagagcaatttaaaaaatccccaCTGACGATATTccatctttcaaaaaatagctcaacttcaaaatttcag includes:
- the qui-1 gene encoding Protein qui-1 (Confirmed by transcript evidence), producing MFRGKGQQQVSSTDNIKAMMTAAIGNKLEKRLPLVSTIFVVGNDEEEFNIERRTLWQDVLPDLQNLAFQSNFDLEFCDVPLENGELTNSVAEHVLQMWKDNPRSWIVVRIGFGKL